In one Agathobacter rectalis ATCC 33656 genomic region, the following are encoded:
- the gmk gene encoding guanylate kinase: protein MSNTGKLVVFSGFSGSGKGTIMKELMAKHGDDYALSVSATTRGPRPGEEHGREYFFISEEEFEQMIKADGLLEYAKYVDHYYGTPKSYVNEQLSAGKNVILEIEIQGALKIKKQFPDTVLMFVSAPSADELKDRLVGRGTETKEVCAQRLSRAYEESLGIEKYDYLVVNDKLDDCVELVNDIIHSSDDTKKNQDYLVSSNIDFINKMRKELLSFSKGDK from the coding sequence ATGAGTAACACAGGAAAATTAGTTGTTTTTTCAGGCTTTTCGGGTTCCGGAAAGGGTACTATCATGAAGGAGCTTATGGCAAAGCATGGTGATGATTATGCACTGAGCGTATCAGCCACGACCAGAGGTCCAAGGCCGGGTGAGGAGCATGGCAGAGAGTATTTTTTTATCTCAGAGGAAGAATTTGAACAGATGATAAAGGCAGACGGACTGCTTGAGTATGCCAAGTATGTAGATCATTACTACGGCACACCAAAGTCATATGTAAATGAGCAGCTTAGCGCAGGAAAGAATGTGATTCTTGAGATAGAAATCCAGGGAGCTTTAAAGATAAAGAAGCAGTTTCCTGATACGGTGCTTATGTTTGTGTCAGCGCCGAGTGCAGATGAGCTTAAGGACCGGCTTGTAGGAAGAGGCACAGAGACAAAAGAGGTCTGTGCACAGAGACTTTCAAGAGCATATGAGGAGTCTTTAGGCATAGAGAAATATGATTATTTAGTGGTAAATGATAAGCTTGACGATTGTGTAGAGCTTGTGAATGATATCATCCACAGCTCTGACGACACAAAAAAGAATCAGGATTATCTGGTATCATCAAATATAGATTTTATAAATAAAATGA
- a CDS encoding YicC/YloC family endoribonuclease, with amino-acid sequence MIKSMTGFGRYEYADASRKITVEVKSVNHRYLDVNIKMPKKLNFFESAIRTLLKEYIERGKVDIYITYEDFTENNLSLQYNKALAGEYLKYLNQMAEEFGLENDIRVSTLSRYPEVFAMEEQPVDEDELWSSLEKALRGAFEPFVESRVREGENLKKDLCEKLDNMVSYVDFIEERSPQIIVEYRARLEEKLRELLADNQLDDSRIAQEVTIFADKICVDEETVRLKSHILSMKDSLNAGGSVGRKLDFLAQEMNREANTILSKSNDLKISDTGISLKTDIEKVREQIQNIE; translated from the coding sequence TGGCAGATACGAGTACGCAGATGCAAGCCGTAAGATTACAGTTGAGGTAAAATCTGTAAATCACAGATATCTGGATGTCAATATCAAGATGCCCAAAAAGCTCAATTTCTTCGAGAGTGCAATAAGGACTCTGCTTAAGGAGTACATAGAGCGTGGCAAGGTTGACATTTATATCACATATGAGGATTTTACAGAAAATAATCTCTCATTGCAGTATAATAAGGCTCTCGCGGGAGAATATCTTAAGTATCTTAATCAGATGGCGGAGGAATTCGGACTGGAGAATGATATAAGAGTGAGCACGCTGTCGAGATATCCGGAGGTATTTGCGATGGAGGAGCAGCCTGTAGATGAGGATGAGCTGTGGAGCAGTCTTGAGAAGGCTCTTCGCGGTGCATTTGAGCCATTTGTTGAAAGCCGCGTGCGCGAGGGAGAAAATCTTAAAAAAGACCTTTGCGAAAAGCTCGATAATATGGTATCATATGTTGATTTCATTGAGGAGCGTTCGCCACAGATTATTGTCGAATACCGTGCGCGTCTTGAGGAAAAGCTAAGAGAGCTGCTTGCAGACAATCAGCTTGATGATTCAAGAATAGCCCAGGAGGTCACTATTTTTGCGGACAAGATCTGTGTGGATGAGGAGACAGTCAGGCTCAAAAGCCATATCCTTTCCATGAAGGATTCGCTAAATGCCGGTGGCAGTGTGGGAAGAAAGCTTGATTTCCTCGCACAGGAGATGAACCGTGAGGCGAATACCATCCTTTCAAAGTCCAATGATCTTAAGATTTCTGACACAGGCATCAGTCTTAAAACTGATATAGAAAAGGTCAGGGAACAGATTCAAAATATTGAGTAA